In the Arachis ipaensis cultivar K30076 chromosome B10, Araip1.1, whole genome shotgun sequence genome, one interval contains:
- the LOC107621125 gene encoding transcription factor TCP5-like gives MNLTTMMMETKEEGMIIEENKKKSNENDKFTLKGSAAASSSTRQWSAFRNPRIVRVSRSFGGKDRHSKVCTIRGLRDRRIRLSVPTAIQLYDLQDKLGLSQPSKVIDWLLDATKLDIDKLPPLHFPQPCFQPPQTLFPHLLHDPSSFWKPRFWELDSSASSSSSSRFLKGKDLMTTMPSDNNNNKAKWIFKSNNADHENQEFGGGYTTQRLFPMETQTTTNNNPFQSLFFSNNNNNNNSTPEASNLGSHGLLFPSSSCSSSSTSLYHHHHQVGDYYGSYPMMNNGGLMQLNHLSSLQVGPSGSSQLLFGPLSSATAVAAATPQIFTPYAPFVTTPSSLLEGSSHNNNNNNNGGGDSIKQQHQFINSHIHQFLNSSSSSTSSSSSTSL, from the coding sequence ATGAATCTAACGACGATGATGATGGAAACAAAGGAAGAAGGCATGATAATAGaagagaacaagaagaagagcaaTGAAAATGACAAGTTTACCCTGAAAGGATCGGCGGCGGCGTCGTCATCAACAAGGCAATGGTCGGCGTTTCGGAATCCAAGAATCGTGAGGGTATCAAGGTCATTTGGGGGAAAAGACAGGCACAGCAAGGTTTGCACCATAAGAGGGCTTCGTGACCGTCGGATCAGGCTCTCAGTCCCCACCGCCATTCAATTGTACGACTTGCAAGACAAGTTGGGACTCTCTCAACCAAGCAAAGTCATCGATTGGCTTCTTGATGCTACAAAGCTTGATATCGATAAGCTTCCCCCTCTTCACTTCCCTCAGCCCTGCTTCCAACCGCCGCAAACCCTATTCCCTCATCTTCTCCATGACCCTTCCTCTTTCTGGAAACCCAGGTTCTGGGAATTGGACTCTTccgcttcctcctcttcttcttccaggTTTCTCAAAGGGAAGGACTTGATGACCACCATGCCTTccgataataataacaataaagccAAGTGGATCTTCAAATCAAACAATGCAGATCATGAGAATCAAGAATTTGGAGGCGGTTACACTACTCAGAGACTTTTCCCAATGGAGACTCAGACTACTACTAATAATAATCCTTTTCAGAGTTTGTTcttcagcaacaacaacaacaacaacaactctacTCCTGAGGCTTCTAATTTGGGAAGCCATGGATTGTTGTTTCCTTCtagttcttgttcttcttcttctacaagtctttatcatcaccatcatcaaGTGGGAGATTACTATGGCAGTTATCCAATGATGAATAACGGGGGTTTGATGCAATTGAACCATTTATCTTCTTTGCAAGTAGGCCCATCTGGTTCCTCACAATTATTGTTTGGTCCTTTATCTTCTGCTACTGCTGTTGCTGCTGCTACACCGCAGATTTTCACACCTTATGCACCATTTGTAACAACCCCATCATCTCTTCTGGAAGGTAGtagtcataataataataataataataatggcggTGGTGATTCAATAAAACAACAGCATCAATTCATCAATAGTCACATTCATCAGTTCTTGAACTCATCGTCCTcatccacatcatcatcatcatcaacaagcCTT
- the LOC107624188 gene encoding uncharacterized protein LOC107624188, translated as MHHDDEDEYHPQSGFVCCFHSHQILRQGDKERLMVMESTASICSNSRGIPFFCHSSSSSSERNYLSPLIVKSMATQKPLPLVSKTVSSRKNSTVFPIGEQPRSSPATSSPPVKLLTRMEQLRLLSKAEKAGLLSAAENLGFSLSKIEQLGLLSKAEEFGVLSAATDPGTPGTLLTLSLGLLLLGPFFVYLVPEDNLGEVAAQLAVALICVLGGSAAFAASNFVSNLQKSK; from the exons ATGCAtcatgatgatgaggatgagtaTCATCCACAAAGTGGTTTCGTTTGTTGTTTCCATAGCCACCAAATCTTGAGACAAGGCGATAAGGAAAGGTTAATGGTTATGGAATCCACAGCATCCATTTGCAGCAACAGCAGAGGAATACCCTTCTTctgccattcttcttcttcttcttcggaaAGAAACTATTTGTCACCTTTGATTGTCAAATCCATGGCTACTCAGAAGCCCCTTCCATTAGTCTCTAAAACTGTTTCTTCTAGAAAG AATTCAACTGTGTTCCCAATTGGTGAACAACCACGGAGCAGCCCGGCGACAAGCTCGCCTCCGGTAAAGCTCCTAACAAGAATGGAGCAGCTAAGGCTTCTAAGCAAAGCAGAGAAAGCAGGGCTTCTGTCTGCAGCAGAGAATTTGGGGTTCTCCCTCTCGAAAATCGAGCAGCTTGGTCTCCTCTCAAAGGCAGAGGAGTTTGGAGTGTTGTCTGCTGCCACTGATCCCGGAACACCAGGGACACTCTTAACACTCAGCCTTGGTTTGCTTCTCTTGGGACCTTTCTTTGTTTACCTTGTGCCTGAAGACAACCTCGGCGAGGTGGCCGCACAGCTCGCAGTCGCCCTCATATGTGTCCTAGGTGGCTCTGCTGCTTTTGCTGCATCAAATTTTGTATCCAATTTACAAAAATCTAAATGA